A window of Bacillus sp. DX3.1 genomic DNA:
TAACATCAATGCCGCTACCCCAGCTGTATGAGGAGTCGCCATCGATGTACCAGACATACGCCCATATGCTACCGTATAATTGTCGCCATCTTTTGGATCATTTATATATTCAGGAACAGTAGAGAAAATAGACACACCCGGCGCTACAACATCCGGTTTAATATCATCTGTTTTATTTGCCGGACCTCGGGAACTGAAATCTGCTAAATGATCACCTTCTGTTTTTGTGTTACTCAGTTCTCCAAATGTAAAGGTTACATCCCCTTGTGCTGCTTTTGCCTGCAATTTCTCACCATCTGTCTTTGTTAAGCGGAAAGAAGGAATAAACGATGTACCTTCTCCCATATAAGCTGTAATATCACCATCCACATTGTTATACACAATCATTGCCTTAGCTCCTGCTTGTACTGCATTTTTCATTTTTTCATCAAATGTAATTTCACCGCGCTGAATAAGTGCAATTTTTCCTTTCACGTCTTTCCCAGTAAAATCCCCTGGTTTTCCAAGTCCTGCATAAACGACTGGCAACGATTGTCCTTTTAAATCTTCAAGCTTGTCCGTAAAGTTTTTGCCTAAGAGCATCATCTTTTCTATATGTAGATCTCCTACATCCCCTGTAAATGTTGGTACGCTTACAGCAGAATCACTTGCACCAACTGTAATCGGAAGAGCTGCGGCTCCAGGCGATCCAAGACTTCCCTCTCCATGCCCTGCATTTCCAGCTGCCACAACCGTTACAACTCCAGATAACATTGCATTATTTAATGCTATCGATGTAGGATATAAAGGATCGTTAATAGATGCACCTAATGACAAGTTGATGACGTTCATACCATCTTTCACTGCCTTATCAATAGCAGCAAGAATACCATTCGTGCTCCCGCCTCCATATGGACCCAACGCACGGTACGCATACAAATCTACATCAGGAGCTACCCCTTCTACGGCGTAATCTACAGTATTTTTCTTATCTGCAGCAATTGTACCGGATACATGTGTTCCATGCGATGTGTAGTAGGCACTACCATTATTGACTTCAGGAGCCCCTCCTGAATTTTTCCAATCCTTATATGTTGTTTCCATTGGATCGGCATCATTATCAATGAAATCCCAGCCTTTTACAGAATTCGGGTCAACTGTTTTTGAATCCACCCCAGCTTGCGCACGATATCCTTTATACGCATCTTTTAAATCAGGATGGTTATAATCAGCTCCTGTATCAATTACACCGACTTTAATGCCTTTACCTGTTATATTTTCTGCATGAAGCTTATCCACGCCGATTTGCGGAACACTATCAATCATCTTTGGCTGTACAGTGGCCTTATTTGTTTCTTTTGGCAAATCAAGTTTTACATCAGAATCTTTCCAAACACGTTTGACAACACCAGAGCGCACTAAATCTTCAATTGTATTTCCAGGCAATGTCATTGCCACGCCATTGAATGCGTTTTTATATTCTCTTGTAATCTTGGAAGATTGAAAGTCCTTCTCCACATCTTTCTTTTTTTGTAGTTGTTGAAGTACTCCCTTAAATTCTTGATGAGATTCTTCTACTTTTTTTTCTGCAGCAGAAAGAGTCATTTTCTTCCCTTTAGCTGTCTGCTTTAATATTTCAATTTTGGCAGGTGCTTGTTTAAACTCCACAATAATGTTCACTTTATCAGGAGTTGTTGTGTTGACATCTGGAGAAATCGTAAACTCCGGTCTAGCATCTAATGTTTTCAAAGCGGCTCTCTGTTCTTTTGTAAGACCGCTCAATACAGATTTCGCATCAGCAATCCCCTCTATCTTAGATGTACTTTCCGCCAATACGTTATACGGGATAGCAGATGATAATAGCATGCCAGCAGCCAATGCTCCTGTAAGAATTTTAATAGATTTCTTCCCCTTCATGTTGTTTCCCCCATTTACAATTGTTCTTTCTATATAAGATTATTACTTTCTCAACGCTTTACTTAGCAGAAATGTTTTAATCTATTCCTTTATGTGATCTCATTATATATAAGTCCGAAAAATCTGTTTATTGGGAAAATTATTGTCATTTACAGTCTAATCTTATACTTTGCAGGAGGTTTTTCTCGAAAAAACGAAGAAAAAACAAAAAAAACATAGCGTATTGTATGTTTTAAACTTGGGAAAATATCTAAAGACAAAATAATTTCAAGCTTTAATCACGAAAATAATAAAGTAAAACTTTTATCAGTGGGGGTTTCCTTCATCCTCCACTGATAATTATATAAATACAAATTAAAAAACCGACATAAGACCCTTCTTTTTAGGTGGGGGAGAGATCATCCGGCCATGCATAGAAGCGGTCAGATCCTTTTCCTGCCCAGACATAGTGAAAACAAAGAGAGAAAACGAGTGCAGGTCACCTTTTGTTATCCATAGCCGCGGCTTATATGTCGAAAAATCAAAATGGATTTATATAGCTCTCACCAATTGGACTTTTCATCTATCAAAATACTAATTATTCTCCTCCAAATTCCTAAGCATCGCAGGGTTTTCGGCATTAAAAAGTAACTTTTTAAGAATCCGGTTGGATGCTTGCAAATAATAGTTCGCAGAAGAGATATCTTTTTTTTTCTCATAATATAATATCACTATATCTAAATACTTTATCATCTTACTGAGATTCATATGCTTCTCTAACATCGGCAGCCCATACTTTATTAAATATTGAACAAGCGTCTTTTGATTGCCAAGAGCTTCAAGATACATTATTTTTAGCTCTATATAATTTGATGATTTGCGGTCTTGAAAGGAATCTAATTCTTGTTTTAATCGTACAGCTGCTTTTTCATGTTGATTCAATTCGATAAGTGCTTCTGCCATACTTGAGACTGTCACATAATAGGAGGTTGTATGTTTTTTCTTTAATTCAAGAGCTTGAGAGTAATATTCGAACATCTTTTTAGAGTCACCTTGTCTATAATATAAAAAACCCAAATTCTGAAGAGCTATTGCTTTCATTCCTGTATCCTGCAGTAGTTCCACATCACTTAAAACGGGAATAAGCATCTGTTCTGATTCTTCAAATTCGCCCATGTATATGAGATTTACAGCGATAATCATCTTGATATATACAATGCGCAAAATGTTATTCGTATTTTGCATAATACGTAATGCTTTGTATGCATAATGAATAGATAAAGAATACTGATACAAATGGCCATGCATTGCCGATCTATAGTAATAATACTCAGTGAGTTTTTCGCTGTACTGTTCTGCTTTTTCTTCTATACGATTCAGAATTTCGAGCGCTTGTACATATCGTTCTGTTCGGCCATAATAAAGAGCTTGAAGGAAAGTCCATAGATATAGTTCATATGAACTATATTTTGTTACATCCCTTTTCATTTTTGATGATGCTTTTTTAAATTCCGAGAATTGATTCAAGAATAATAAGTAACGAAGCATATATAACTCGTATACATATATCATCTCCGTGCATTGAACATATTCTTTCTGTTCTGATAGTTCTTTATATAACGCTGCTGCTTGCTCTTTATGAAGCCGTTCCATAGCATCGTTAAAAAGATCCAGCTTTCGTTTTAAAAGCTGTGTTTTTTTATTCTCTTCCTCAATTGATATCTGCAATCTTTCACATAGCATTTGCAATGTTTTTGTATGTGCTTCTTTGAAATTGTTTTCAATTTTACTCAGGTGAGTAATAGAACAAATCCCGTTACAAAGCTGTTCCTGTGTCTTATTCTGCTTCTTACGATGGTAATAAATGATTTTTCCTATAGACATAGATTATCCCTCTTTTTATTATCCGAATTTTTATATAATTAATTATACTACATGATATAAAAAACATCGGTTGAGAAATTAGATCAATAGGTCCATATTTTACTTTTCAAATTATATCCACAAATTTCTGTTAACACTGAGAATATAATAATTTGCTAAAAAATATAGAGAAGAAGAATACATGGGCGCACAAAAAACTCCTCAAAGAAAAAAAGCCCCACACAGAATTGATCAAGCATCTAACATCACTCTTAACTGTTCTGTTTCATACGAAAAGGAGCCATCCTTATAGATAGCTCCCTTTCCTGTATACCTCATTAACGTGCAGTAAACCTCCACTGATGGACGTTTGTCTTTATTTCTTCTTCGGTTCTGTCGTTTGACTTTGTTTCCCTTTAGAGAAATTAGATGAATCATCGAAATTTGGTTGCTTTTTACCAGCATTATTGCTTCTACCTTTTCCCATATGTAATGCACCTCCCCTCACCCTTACTATTCCCAAAATAAAAAATCCCCTTGCATCCAAGAGAATTTTTTTAATATGTTGTTTATTTAATTTTTTAATGACCAACATGTCCGGCATGCCCTGCCGCTCCAACTGTTCCTGCAGTACTTCCAGCGCTTCCAGCACCGCCATACCATATTGGATGCTGGTGACCATGATGTTGGTGACCGTGATGCTGGTGACCGTGATGCTGGTGACCATGATGTTGGTGACCGTGATGCTGGTGACCATGATGCTGGTGACCATGATGCTGGTGACCATGATGCTGGTGACCATGATGCTGGTGACCATGATGCTGGTGACCATGATGCTGCATTTGATAAAGAACCGCTTGCGGATGTATTTGGTGATGAACTTGGTGCTGGTGATGGCCATGATGTTGGTGATGACCATGATGTTGGTGATGACCATGATGTTGGTGATGACCATGATGTTGGTGATGACCATGATGTTGATGATGACCATGCCACCCATGAACTCCTTGTGGATAAGTTCCTACTCCTCCTACCATTGTTGGAAAGCCACCACCACTCCTTGGATGCCCTGTTCCTCCTACCATTGTTGGAAAGGCACTACCACTCCCTGGATGCCCTGTTCCTCCTACCATTGTTGGGAAGCCACCACCACTCCCTGGATGCCCTGTTCCTCCTACCATTGTTGGGAAACCATCACCACTCCCTGGATGCCCTGTTCCTCCTACCATTGTTGGGAAGCCACCACCACTCCCTGGATGCCCTGTTCCTCCTACCATTGTTGGGAAAGCACCACCACTCTCTGGATGCCCTGTTCCTCCTACCATTGTTGGGAAGCCACCACCACTCCTTGGATGCCCTGTTCCTCCTACCATTGTCGGGAAACCATCACCACTCCCTGGATGCCCTGTTCCTCCTACCATTGTTGGGAAGCCACCACCACTCCTTGGATGCTCCGCTCCTCCCATTAGCATATGAGAATATCCATCCGTCCAATTATGCATAGCAGCATGCTGTGCGTTATTATCTATCCCCTTCATTTCTTTCACCTCTTTCTCCTAAATTAACGTGCCCTTGTTATCATATTTCAGAAGAAAGAATAGGTGTTTGTCTATACTTGAATTTCGCTATTTCCTTAGTTGTCTCTAAAAAAAAGAGCAGCCCTTAACAGGACTGCTCTTTCTCATTAATTTGCAACGATATTAACAAGTTTTCCAGGAACAACAATTACTTTACGTACTGTTTTCCCTTCAATTTGCTCTTGAATTGCTTCAATTGCAAGTTGTTCCATTTCTTCTTTTGATGCATCTTTTTTCATCGTTAACTTCGCACGTACTTTACCCATTACTTGAACAACGATTTCAACTTCGTCCTCTACAAGTTTAGACTCATCAAATGTTGGCCAACTTGCATATGTGATTGTTTCGTTATATCCAAGCTTGTTCCAAAGTTCTTCCGCAACGTGCGGTGCAACTGGTGCTAACATTTTCACGAAACCTTCCACATACTCTTTTGGAAGTGATTCTGCTTTATATGCATCATTCACAAACATCATCATTTGAGAAATCGCAGTGTTAAAACGAAGCTCTGTATAGTCTTCTGTTACTTTCTTCACTGTTTGATGATACGCTTTTTCAAGATTTTTGTTTGCTGCACCTGTAATTTTCTCGCTTAATTCACCGTTTTCTTGAACAAATAGGCGCCAAACACGATCTAAGAAGCGACGAGCTCCATCAAGACCATTTTCAGACCAAGCAATCGAAGCATCTAATGGTCCCATAAACATTTCGTATAGACGAAGTGTATCTGCGCCATGGCTTGCTACGATATCATCAGGGTTTACAACATTACCTTTTGATTTACTCATTTTTTCGTTGTTTTCACCTAAGATCATACCTTGGTTAAATAGTTGTTGGAATGGCTCTTTCGTTGGAACAACTCCTACATCGTATAACACCTTATGCCAGAAGCGTGCGTATAGTAAATGAAGTACCGCATGCTCTGCACCGCCGATATAAATATCAACCGGAAGCCATTGTTTTATTTTTTCTGGATCAGCAAGGTGTTCGCTGTTTGTTGGATCAATATAACGTAAATAGTACCAACAGCTACCTGCCCATTGTGGCATTGTATTTGTTTCACGGCGACCTTTTTTGCCAGTCTCAGGGTCTACAACATTTACCCACTCTTCAATATTTGCAAGTGGCGATTCACCTGTACCAGAAGGACGGATGTTTTCTGTTTTCGGAAGAATTAATGGTAATTCTTCTTCTTTTACAGCTGACATTGTGCCATCTTCCCAATGGATAATTGGAATTGGCTCACCCCAGTAACGTTGACGGCTAAATAACCAGTCACGTAAGCGGTATGTTACTTTTTGATTTCCTGCGCTTGTTACTTCAAGCCATTCGATCATTTTGGCAATTGCTTCTTCTTTGTTTAAACCATCTAAGAATGCTGAGTTCACGTGCGCTCCATCACCTGTATGTGCTTCTTTCGTGATATCTCCGCCTTCTACAACTTCTTTCATTGGAAGCTCGAATGTTTGTGCAAATTCATAATCACGTTCGTCATGTGCTGGAACTGCCATTACTGCACCTGTTCCATAAGTTGCAAGAACATAGTCAGCAATCCAGATTGGTAATTTCTCACCGTTTACTGGGTTAACTGCATAAGCACCTGTAAATACGCCTGTTTTTTCTTTTGCAAGCTCTGTACGCTCTAAATCACTTTTCGCTTTTACAGAGTCAATGTATGCTTCCACTGCTTCTTTTTGATCTGCAGTTGTAATCCCAGCAACAAGCGTATGCTCTGGAGCTAATACGCAGTATGTTGCACCAAATAGTGTATCTGGGCGCGTTGTGAAAACTGTAAATTTCTCTTCTGTACCGTCAATATTGAAGTGTACTTCTGCACCTTCAGAACGACCGATCCAGTTGCGTTGCATATCTTTTAAGCTTTCCGGCCAATCAAGCTCATCTAGGTCTTCTAGTAAACGATCTGCATACGCCGTAATTTTTAGCATCCATTGTCTCATTGGACGACGTTCAACTGGATGATCACCGCGCTCACTCTTGCCATCGATTACTTCTTCGTTTGCAAGTACTGTACCAAGGGCTGGGCACCAGTTTACTGGTACTTCATCTACATAAGCTAAACCTTTTTCATATAGCTTTAAGAAAATCCATTGTGTCCATTTATAATAACTTGGATCCGTTGTATTTACTTCACGATCCCAATCATAAGAGAAACCTAATGATTTAATTTGGTTACGGAATGTGTTAATATTTTTCTCAGTAAATTCTGCTGGGCTGTTTCCAGTATCAAGTGCATATTGCTCTGCCGGAAGACCGAATGCATCCCATCCCATTGGATGAAGAACGTTGTAACCTTGCATACGTTTCTGACGAGATAAAATATCTGTTGCCGTATATCCTTCTGGATGCCCTACGTGTAAGCCTGCACCTGATGGATATGGGAACATATCTAGTGCATAAAATTTCGGTTTGTCTGTTTCATCTGGCGTACGGAATGTTTTATTCTCTTCCCAATACGCTTGCCACTTCTTCTCAATCTCTTGATGATTAAAACTCATTAAACACCCTCCATTCAAATTCTATATATTTTCACCGCCTAAAATACAAAAAACCCCTCATCCCAGAAAAGGGACGAGAGGTTATAGATTCCCGCGGTACCACCCTAAATTAATGTAATAGAGGATGTTCAAAACGTCCGGTAAAGATAGCTGTCGCATTTCTTTATCCTCCTTTTTGAACAAGCACTAATATATACATTCGCTTAGATCCGTAACGTGGATAGACGGCAATTGCTACTTCATTTCACAACTGCAACTCAAAGGCGAGTTCATAATGAAACGTGGATTGACTTGCACCGACCGTCAACTCTCTAAACCAGCTTCTATTACTACTACTCCTTCTCACTGTTATTACATATAAGTTATATTAAATATATTCTAAAACATGTTACATGTTCCGTCAAACTAAACTGCAATTTTTTCTTGGGGAGTTTCTTCTACTTTTACTCGTTTATCATATATACTCGCTGCTAATATCGCTACTACAAGCATTACCATTATGGCAATGAACAATACTTCCATATTATATATGTCAACAATCGCTCCACCGACAACAGGTCCAAACATTTTTCCAACAGTTGCTGCACTATTAACCACTCCTTGATAAAAACCGATTTTATCCTTTGGTGCTAATATGTTTGCAATCGTTGGAACAGCTGGCCATACGAATAATTCACCAATTGTTAATGTTACCATTGCGACAAGAAACATCGTAAACTGTTGCGCTTGGCTGAGTACAATAAAGGACGCAGCAAAAATACAAATTCCGATCATAATCTGTTGTTTTAAAGAGCGTTTCATCGCTCGAATGATCATGCTGACAAGTGGCTGTGCACAAACAATCATCGTCCCATTTATCGTCCATAATAAACTGTAATAGCGCAGACTAATATTTAACTCCTGCATATGCGTTGCAATTGCACCTTGCCACTGTACATATGTAACCCAGCATAAAGCATATGCGACACACACAATAAGAAGTGCTCGAAATCCTGGTGTAAGTGACCATGCTTTCTTCGTTTCCCCTGGTGTTTGTAAACTTTTTTCCTTTTTGTCTTCCATACCACGGAATCCAATAAAGGCAATTAAAAAGAAAATAAAATATAAAATAAAGTTCGCTAAGAAAATATAATCAAAACGGTAAGAAGCAACTAAACCACCGCACGCTGTTCCAACAGCAATCCCAACGTTCTGTCCGACATACATTGCATTAAATGCTCTCCGGCCACCTTCTGGCCAAACCGTTCCAACCATCGCATACATCGATGGAAATACCATACCAGAACCAAATCCAATTAATGCAAGCCAGACGACATATAACGGCCAGCCATGATAAAATACAAGGCCGAGAATCGATACTAATGTAATGATAATTCCAACTAAAATAGATTTATATCCGCCCCATTTATCAAATAGCACACCGCCGAGCAAGTTACCGATTACACCAGTTAACGAGTTAATCATTAACACCATACCAGCCACTGATAATGATTTTCCTAAATGATCGTGTAAGTAAATTGTATTAAAAGGCCATAAAAAAGAAGCACCCGTGACATTGATAATCATCCCAGCTACTAATAGCCATACTTTTCTTGGCATAGTTCGACCCTCCTATTCTGTTGTTTTTCGTTCGTATATAACATTAGAATTGTATTCGTTTTTAAATAGGAAGGCAACTGATTAATAGTTGGTGAAATTCTGATAATATCGTGAAATCGGGCTCATGTGGATGATATAAATATATCGACGACTCTACAAAATACAACTGGGATACATACTCAAGACAAATTTGTATTGGTAACAATGTTAAAGAAGTCGATTCCCAACTTATAAAGTGAAACTTTGATCAGTTGGGGGTTTCTTCATCCCCCACTGATCATTAGCCCCTACCTAACTTCTTTGCTTCTTGCAGAAATTTGAGGTGAGGGTATTACTGCTAAAAGAGACAGCTCTATTTTAAATTATTTTTCTGTGCTTATTGTTAGTTTTTAAATTTGCAAGTTCTGGTAAAAACTTGTCATTTAATACTTTAATACGTGTTCCTTTCATACCCAAAGAACGAGATTCAACGATACCTGCACTCGCGAGTTTACGAAATCCGTTTACGATTACAGAACGAGTGATACCTACACGGTCAGCAATTTTACTTGCAACAAGTAATCCTTCTGTTCCATCTAATTCTTCGAAGATGTGCTCAATTGCTTCTAACTCACTGTATGATAATGAGCGGATTGCCATTTGAACAATTGCTTTACTACGAGCTTCCTCTTCAACTTTTCCCGCTTTTTCATGTAAGATTTTCATACCTACTACAGTAGAGCTATACTCAGCAAGAATTAAATCATCATCTAAAAACTCTTGATGGGTACGAACTAATACTATTGTACCTAAACTCTCGCCACCACCAACGATTGGTATAATTGTAGTTAAGCCTTGACCAAACAATTCTTTGTTTTCTACAGGGAACCCTGTATATTTACTATTTACATCTAAGTTTGAAGATATTTCTGTAATATTGAATAGGCTTTGTGTATATTCTTCTGGGAATTGACGCCCCGCAAGCATTTGTTTCATGCGCTCATTTTCAATTTGTTGATGAATTGCATATCCTAATAACTTACCACGATTGTTTACTATGAATACGTTTGCTTCAATTACTTCACACATTGTATCTGCCATTTCTCTAAAGTTTACAGTTTGTCCTGCTGTACTTTGTAATAACGCGTTTAACGTTCTTGTTTTTACTAATAGTCCCATTTCTAAATTTCCTCCTTCATGTTACGTACATATTGAGATATTATCGTTATCTTTTCTAGCATAATTTCAAATGATAAATTAAGTTCTGGTACAACAATAAAGTGAAACTTTTATCAGTGTGGGGTTTTCTTCATCCCCACTGATCATTATCATTAATCACGAATCGGACTTTTACGAGCAGTTTATCTCCCAGCTCACTTCTTTGCTTTCTCCAGAACTTTGAGATAGAGATATTATTGCCCGCAAATAGCGGGATAAAGTGAAACTTTTATCAGTGGGGGTTTTCTTCATCCCACACTGATAATTAGCCCTCACCAATCGGGCTTTTACGGGCAGTTATCCCCCACCTATCTTCTTTGTTTCTCTCTGAATCTTGAGGTGGGGGTTTTACTGCCCGTTAATGCGGGGTAAAATTTGCATACTCTCTACGCAATGTTGCTATAAGTTCATTATCTGGATTAAATTTTGAATATTTATTCTAGAATTCTATGTGCTATAAACGTTTTGCACCCGAACTTTATTCCTCATATAAGGTAATTTTGTAAATACAATTACATGATAAATTAAAAGCGCATACAAATCTGAATTTTTTTGAATCGTCACAATAATTTCAAATTTATATGACAATATGTGTAATGTTATTTCCGGAAATTATGGCAGCATCAGGGAAATACTGATTTACGGCTCTTAATATTTAATATTGTTATTGGTTTCAGTGGAATTATAAAAATAAGAAAGTCGAACTAGATACAATCATCTAGTTCGACTTCTTTTCAAAACTCTATTTCTCTTTCGGAAGAACAATTCCTTTATACAATTGAACTGTAATGAAGTAGTAAATCGCGTAAATGACTAAGAAAATAACAATCGGAAGCCAAATACGGAAATACGGGTCAAGTAAGATGAACCCGAAAATGTTCATACCAATTAATACGTGGGCAATACCTACGATTGCTGGGAATAAGAACACTAAGAATAACTCTTTATAGATGGACTTCGTTAATAACTCACGGCGAACACCGATTTTACGAAGCATTTGATAACGCGTAATATCGCTTGATGCACCAGAAAGAATCTTAAACATTAAACAACTTGCCATCATGGCTAGGAAAGCAATTCCTAGGAAGAAGCCCATAAATACTGTTCCACTTGCAATGCCGTAAAATCCAGTATACAGTTGGTTCTTACTTTGCAAGGAACCTTCTTTTACATTTTTATATTTAGCTATCTGCAACTCGTCAATTTTTTCCCATTCTTTTTTATATGTTAAGAAATTATCTACTTTTCCAAGTAATGCAACGCCTTCTTTACCTTGTACACCATCATACATCTTTTTATCTACAATTTTGATTGTTTGATCAGGATGTACATAGAACGGCTGGATAGACCTTAAAGCATTATCCCACTCTTCCGGAATTACCTTTGCATTCGCATCTTTTTCTTGACTATATCTTGAAATAGCACCTACTGGAATATCTTCAGAAACAGGTTTAAATTTACCAACACTTTCTTTTCCTACACCATCCTGTACTAATGGACGATTTTTTTCTAGGTCTTCTTTTAAGTAGTAAACGAACTTATCATCTACTTTGTAACGATATTCATTTTTCTCTTTAAATGTAATACCATCTAATATTTTCTTTTCTTCCGCTGTTGGGTTATGAATCGCTACATCATAAATTGCCAAACCATCTACAGTCAGCATAACATTATTTTTAAAAGCCATACCGCCAGAAATCGCACCTGCTCCAAGCGCGACTAACATCGCTACTGTCGCTAGTACCTTTGTTAAGCTATTAATACGGAAGTTTAATTGTGCAAATGTAAAAGCATTAAGTCCTTTTTCAGTACGTTTTTTATTACTTTTTAGCTTCTTAATAATAAGCGGAAGGAACGTTCCAAATAACATGTAAGTTCCTGACGTTACGGTAATTAATGCAATAATAATCCCGACTTGCGCCAACTTATCCATGTAAACCATAGAAGCATAGCCGATTGCTAATAGAATAATTCCAACGAATGCAAGTGCAACAGTCTTTGCTCCTTTTACAGAAATACGATCCGTTTTGGAATCTGCATGAACCAGTTGCAGAACCGTAATACGTGATAATTTGATACTATTCATAATTGCTGATAAAACAAATAGTACAAGGAAGAAAATACAAGTAACAATCGTAGATGGAACATAAAATGCATGGTAGCCACCTGCAGTAAACTCAAGCTGCTGCATAAGTAGTTTACCAATTCCTCGTGCTAGCCCTACACCAACTGCAATACCAACTACAAGAGATGCAATTCCTAATACAATTGTTTCAATAAACATAAGCAATGTAACCTTATGTTTTTTTGCTCCTAACATCATATACATACCGAATTCTTTTTGACGAAGTGATAGTAAGAAAGAATTTGCATATAAAATATAGAAGAATGTAATAATAGCTAATAGTACTGCACCAGCATGGAATACGAACTGAATACTGCTAATTACAGAATTCGCTTCAATAAATGCTTTATTCAGTGCTAGCGTTTGGAACATATAAAAAATTGAAATAGACATTACAAGACCAACAAGTAAGACGATATAGTCTTT
This region includes:
- a CDS encoding FtsX-like permease family protein → MLFKLSMSGLKSKLKDYIVLLVGLVMSISIFYMFQTLALNKAFIEANSVISSIQFVFHAGAVLLAIITFFYILYANSFLLSLRQKEFGMYMMLGAKKHKVTLLMFIETIVLGIASLVVGIAVGVGLARGIGKLLMQQLEFTAGGYHAFYVPSTIVTCIFFLVLFVLSAIMNSIKLSRITVLQLVHADSKTDRISVKGAKTVALAFVGIILLAIGYASMVYMDKLAQVGIIIALITVTSGTYMLFGTFLPLIIKKLKSNKKRTEKGLNAFTFAQLNFRINSLTKVLATVAMLVALGAGAISGGMAFKNNVMLTVDGLAIYDVAIHNPTAEEKKILDGITFKEKNEYRYKVDDKFVYYLKEDLEKNRPLVQDGVGKESVGKFKPVSEDIPVGAISRYSQEKDANAKVIPEEWDNALRSIQPFYVHPDQTIKIVDKKMYDGVQGKEGVALLGKVDNFLTYKKEWEKIDELQIAKYKNVKEGSLQSKNQLYTGFYGIASGTVFMGFFLGIAFLAMMASCLMFKILSGASSDITRYQMLRKIGVRRELLTKSIYKELFLVFLFPAIVGIAHVLIGMNIFGFILLDPYFRIWLPIVIFLVIYAIYYFITVQLYKGIVLPKEK